Part of the Pseudomonas marvdashtae genome, CCTTACAGAATCTGCATCTTCCGCTTCGGCTGCGGCTCTGGGACGGTAATGAGTTCACGCTGGGTGCCGACCCCAGCGTCACGATTGTGGTCAAGGACCCACAAATGGTTGCGCAATTCACCCATCCCAGCCTGGACGCATTGGGAGCGGCATTTGTCGAAGGCAAACTTGAACTCGAGGGCTCGATCAACGAAGTCATTCGGGTCTGCGACGAGTTGAGCCAGGCCTTGTTGAAAGACGACGACAGACATTTGCCGATGCGCTCGGTCCATGACAAGGAAACCGACGCCAAGGCGATTTCCTACCATTACGATTTATCCAATGCCTTTTATCAGCTCTGGCTCGACAGCGACATGGCATATTCATGCGCCTATTTCGAAACCGGCAGCGAAACCCTCGAACAAGCGCAGCAAGCCAAGTTCCGCCATCTGTGCCGCAAGTTGCGCCTGCAACCGGGCGACTATCTGCTGGACGTCGGGTGCGGATGGGGCGGGTTGGCCCGCTTCGCGGCGCGAGAATTCGGCGCCAGGGTTTTCGGCATCACCCTGAGCAACGCGCAACTGGCCTTGGCCCGCGAGCGGGTCAACGCGCAAGGGCTGGCGGATCAAGTTGAGCTCCAGCTGATGGATTACCGAGACCTGCCCCAGGACGGTCGCTTCGACAAAGTGGTCAGCGTAGGTATGTTCGAGCACGTAGGGCACGCCAATCTGGCGCAGTACTGCAAGACGCTGTTTGGCGCCGTTCGCGAGGGTGGCCTGGTAATGAACCATGGGATTACTGCCAAGCACACCGACGGCCGCCCGGTCGGTCGCGGCGCGGGTGAGTTCATCGAGAAGTACGTGTTCCCCAACGGTGAACTGCCGCACCTGTCAATGATCTCTGCCGAGATCAGCGAAGCAGGGTTGGAAATCGTCGACGTGGAAAGCCTGCGCATGCATTACGCGCGCACGCTCGACCATTGGAGCGAGCGCCTCGAAGACAACCTCGAAGCCGCCTCCAGGGAAGTGCCTGAACAGGCGCTGCGAATCTGGCGACTCTACTTGGCCGGCTGCGCTTATGCGTTTGCCAAGGGTTGGATCAACCTGCACCAGATTCTCGCGGTGAAGGCCCATGCCGATGGTAGCCATGAGTTGCCCTGGACCCGCGACGACATCTACATCCCTTAAAGGATCGGGGAAATGAGCCGGGCGATCCGCATGCCGACTTTCTGCAGGCGGTGGGTCTC contains:
- the cfaB gene encoding C17 cyclopropane fatty acid synthase CfaB produces the protein MLAHLPPALQNLHLPLRLRLWDGNEFTLGADPSVTIVVKDPQMVAQFTHPSLDALGAAFVEGKLELEGSINEVIRVCDELSQALLKDDDRHLPMRSVHDKETDAKAISYHYDLSNAFYQLWLDSDMAYSCAYFETGSETLEQAQQAKFRHLCRKLRLQPGDYLLDVGCGWGGLARFAAREFGARVFGITLSNAQLALARERVNAQGLADQVELQLMDYRDLPQDGRFDKVVSVGMFEHVGHANLAQYCKTLFGAVREGGLVMNHGITAKHTDGRPVGRGAGEFIEKYVFPNGELPHLSMISAEISEAGLEIVDVESLRMHYARTLDHWSERLEDNLEAASREVPEQALRIWRLYLAGCAYAFAKGWINLHQILAVKAHADGSHELPWTRDDIYIP